Below is a window of Brachyspira hampsonii DNA.
TGGGAAATATGGAAATACGCAAATTTGCTGATGGCGAGACTTTTGTTCAGGTAGAAGAAACTGTTAGGAACAAAGATACTTATGTAATACAGCCTACAGGACGACCTTCCAGCAGTGAAAGTTGGATGGAGCTTTACTGTATTATAGATGCTTTAAAAAGAGCTAGTGCTAAAAGAATTACCGCAGTTATTCCATATTATGGTTATTCTAGGCAGGATAGAAAGAATGAACCTAGGGTGCCTATAACAGCTAAATTAGTTGCTAATCTTTTGTCAGAAGCCGGAGCACATAGAGTTTTGGCTTTAGATTTGCATGCAGCTCAGATACAAGGCTTTTTTGATATTCCTGTGGATCATATGCTTTCAAAACATGTATTCTTGGATAAAATAAGAAAAGATCTTGATATGTCTAATTCTATTATTGTTTCTCCTGATATAGGAGGCGTAGGAAGGGCTAGAGCTATAGCTAAACAATTAAATCTTGATATAGCTATCATAGACAAAAGAAGAGACAGAGCCAATGAATGTGAAGTAATGAATATTATAGGCGATGTTAATGGCAAAGATGCTATTATTATAGATGATATAATAGATACAGGTGGTACTCTTATAAAAAGTATGCAGGCTTTGAAAAAAGCTGGTATGAGAAAGATATATGTATTTATAACTCATGCAGTATGTTCCGGTGATGTTTATGAGAGAATTAATGCCAGTGATATAGAAAAGCTTTATATAACAGACAGCTTAAAAGTTATGAAAGATAGATTAGGCAGTAAAATAGAAGTTCTTTCAGTTGCTCCTGTTATTGCTGATGCTATAAGACATATACATATGGAGCTTTCTATAAGTGTTCTATTTGATAAGTAAAATTAAAGGAAAGAAAAATGAGTGAGAATTATACTATTAAAGCTTTGCAAAGAGATACTAAATTTAAAAGTGTTGGCCGTAAATTGAGAAATGAAGGTTATGCTTTGGCTACTCTTTACGGAAGAGAAAATCAATATTCTATTGCTGTAGAGTTAAAAGAATTTGTTAAAGTTTTTTCTTTAGCAGGTCAGCATGATATAATCACTTTAGACATACAGAATGATAAAGCAAGAGAAGTATTGGTTAAAGATTATCAAATAGATGGTATCAAAAGAAGTATTAGACATATAGATTTTTATGAAATAGATAGAAATAAAAAAATCAAAACTTATGTTCCTATTCACATC
It encodes the following:
- a CDS encoding ribose-phosphate diphosphokinase; this translates as MGITDEILILSGTANPQLSEDVVKNLGLKLGNMEIRKFADGETFVQVEETVRNKDTYVIQPTGRPSSSESWMELYCIIDALKRASAKRITAVIPYYGYSRQDRKNEPRVPITAKLVANLLSEAGAHRVLALDLHAAQIQGFFDIPVDHMLSKHVFLDKIRKDLDMSNSIIVSPDIGGVGRARAIAKQLNLDIAIIDKRRDRANECEVMNIIGDVNGKDAIIIDDIIDTGGTLIKSMQALKKAGMRKIYVFITHAVCSGDVYERINASDIEKLYITDSLKVMKDRLGSKIEVLSVAPVIADAIRHIHMELSISVLFDK
- a CDS encoding 50S ribosomal protein L25; the protein is MSENYTIKALQRDTKFKSVGRKLRNEGYALATLYGRENQYSIAVELKEFVKVFSLAGQHDIITLDIQNDKAREVLVKDYQIDGIKRSIRHIDFYEIDRNKKIKTYVPIHIEGTPEGVRLGGGTLEQVEYGLNIKAFPGSIPRELVVDVSELKVGDSLHISDIKFPEGVDPVGDASKAIVTVVTTQDEDANKGAAEA